The following proteins come from a genomic window of Mycobacteriales bacterium:
- a CDS encoding addiction module protein, with protein MVARLEVFDAALTLPPEERAALAHRLLTSLDELADDPAVVASEWAVEVARRISRIETGATEGMSVDEVREQLDR; from the coding sequence ATGGTTGCCCGTCTCGAGGTGTTCGACGCGGCGCTGACGCTGCCGCCGGAGGAGCGCGCTGCATTAGCCCACCGACTGCTCACCAGCCTCGATGAGCTGGCCGACGATCCCGCTGTCGTCGCGTCGGAGTGGGCAGTCGAGGTCGCGCGGCGTATTAGTCGCATTGAGACCGGCGCCACCGAAGGTATGTCCGTGGACGAGGTGCGCGAGCAGCTCGACCGGTGA